A stretch of the Psychroserpens sp. Hel_I_66 genome encodes the following:
- the thiL gene encoding thiamine-phosphate kinase yields MIEDKNQSRTSLDQLGEFGLIDHLTKNFDIKHKSTVKGIGDDAAVLDAKSKQIVVTTDLLVENVHFDLSYVPLKHLGYKAVVVNLSDVYAMNAHATQITVSIAVSNRFPLEALEELYAGIETAANIYNIDVVGGDTTSSTTGLIISVTAIGEVDKKKVVYRNGAKPNDLLVVTGDIGAAYMGLQVLEREKEVFKVNPQSQPDLDMYTYIIERQLKPEARKDIVELLEKLDVRPTSMIDISDGLSSEIIHICKQSDVGVEIYENKIPLDPEVISTCEEFKIDSTTIALNGGEDYELLMTVSQKDFPKIKGNPNLTVIGYITDKSRGMHLITRGEQAIPIIAKGWNALNNQE; encoded by the coding sequence ATGATAGAAGATAAAAACCAATCACGCACCTCATTAGATCAACTTGGAGAATTTGGTCTTATTGACCATCTTACCAAAAATTTTGATATTAAACATAAATCTACGGTCAAAGGCATTGGCGACGACGCTGCGGTGTTGGATGCTAAGTCAAAGCAAATTGTAGTAACAACAGATTTATTGGTAGAGAATGTACATTTTGACTTATCGTATGTGCCACTCAAGCATTTAGGCTACAAGGCTGTTGTTGTAAATTTGAGCGATGTCTATGCAATGAATGCACATGCTACGCAAATCACGGTGTCTATTGCTGTATCAAATCGTTTTCCTTTAGAAGCTTTAGAAGAACTATATGCAGGAATTGAAACTGCAGCAAATATTTATAATATCGACGTTGTTGGCGGTGATACGACCTCATCAACAACGGGACTAATTATTTCGGTTACTGCAATTGGTGAAGTTGATAAAAAGAAAGTGGTTTATAGAAATGGAGCAAAGCCGAACGATTTATTGGTGGTCACTGGAGATATTGGTGCAGCTTATATGGGATTGCAGGTTTTAGAGCGTGAAAAGGAAGTGTTTAAAGTGAATCCGCAAAGCCAACCAGATCTGGATATGTACACTTATATCATTGAGCGACAATTAAAACCAGAAGCTAGAAAGGACATCGTAGAATTACTTGAGAAATTAGATGTGCGACCAACGTCTATGATTGATATTAGCGATGGACTTTCTTCGGAAATCATCCACATCTGTAAACAAAGTGATGTAGGCGTTGAGATTTATGAAAATAAAATCCCTTTAGATCCAGAAGTGATTTCTACTTGTGAGGAATTTAAAATAGACAGTACAACTATTGCACTAAATGGTGGTGAGGATTATGAATTGTTGATGACGGTTTCACAAAAGGATTTTCCGAAGATAAAAGGAAACCCAAACTTAACCGTTATTGGTTACATTACCGATAAATCTCGTGGTATGCACTTAATCACTCGTGGCGAACAAGCTATACCAATAATTGCAAAAGGTTGGAATGCCTTAAATAATCAAGAATAG
- a CDS encoding alpha/beta hydrolase — MILHYKHIDVYYEDEGQGDAIVLLHGFLENSSMWSNIKPHLLSNHRIISIDLLGHGKTPCLGYIHTMKDMADMVLVVIEHLQLKTYKLIGHSMGGYVALSVAEKNPNAVLGLCLMNSTYEADDKERKALRKRANKMVQNNFEQMVRMSFTNLFSSESRENHKDKIAIALKEALETPLQGYIAAQEGMRVRDNKFNFLKDLKAKKLIIIAKDDPVISGEAIISDTNGTDIQCEEIAHGHMSYIENISELTYLFLRFI; from the coding sequence ATGATTTTACATTACAAACATATTGACGTATACTACGAAGATGAAGGTCAAGGTGATGCCATCGTTTTGTTGCATGGTTTTTTGGAAAATTCTTCAATGTGGTCCAATATTAAACCTCATTTATTATCAAATCACAGAATAATATCAATAGATCTCTTGGGCCATGGTAAAACACCATGCTTAGGGTATATTCATACCATGAAGGATATGGCAGATATGGTATTGGTAGTGATAGAACATTTACAGTTAAAAACCTACAAGCTCATTGGGCACTCAATGGGAGGATATGTAGCTTTAAGTGTAGCAGAGAAAAATCCAAATGCGGTTTTGGGTTTGTGTTTAATGAATTCTACTTATGAGGCAGACGATAAAGAGCGAAAAGCATTGAGAAAGCGAGCTAATAAAATGGTCCAGAACAATTTTGAACAAATGGTACGCATGTCTTTTACAAATTTATTTTCTTCGGAAAGTAGGGAAAACCACAAAGATAAGATTGCAATTGCATTGAAAGAAGCTTTGGAAACACCGCTCCAAGGTTATATCGCAGCTCAGGAAGGCATGCGAGTTAGAGATAATAAATTTAATTTCTTAAAGGACTTAAAAGCAAAAAAACTAATAATAATAGCCAAGGACGATCCCGTTATTAGTGGTGAAGCTATAATAAGTGATACAAATGGAACAGATATACAATGTGAGGAAATAGCACATGGACATATGAGTTATATTGAAAATATATCAGAATTAACTTACTTATTTTTACGTTTTATCTAA
- a CDS encoding serine hydrolase: MLIKKHLLIIALVSFTIAQSQIAEKELDNLIKETLTTFDVPGISVGILKDGEIVYAKGYGVRSITNKKDMNENTLVGVASNSKGFTCFALAMMVDEGKLNWDDKVRKHIPEFQLHDPWVTQEFTVRDLVTHRSGMGLGAGDLMFFPEGNDFDVDDVISNVKYLEPESSFRSEFKYNNNMFIIAGEVLKRVSGLSWEEFIETKIMKPVGMNNSKASYDRVTDKTNIIDAHTRADGEVIQIPHDWSATANPAGGIVSNVPDMLTWAEFLMNDAVTKNGERLLSEAQFHELWQLQTPLRVGKGDWYDSNFRGYGLGWFLTDVKGGHKQVYHTGGLLGTVTQFTMIPDLDLAIVVLTNQMVGSAFNTITNTIKDSYLGYEDRNWLQQYGDRNTTYIAYNDSIKKAVYTKVEIVKKDKYLPKPSQITGTYTDDWFGNITISNKGDNYTIKSERSSNLKGRLLPYNTTTFVAKWDNRSYDADVFVHFSFDETGNATGATMSYIAPITDFSFDFHDLNLKKTN; the protein is encoded by the coding sequence ATGCTCATTAAAAAACACCTCTTAATTATAGCGCTTGTTTCTTTTACAATAGCGCAATCACAGATAGCAGAAAAGGAATTAGATAATCTCATAAAGGAAACTTTGACAACTTTTGATGTGCCAGGAATTTCTGTTGGTATCTTAAAAGATGGAGAAATTGTTTATGCCAAAGGTTATGGTGTGCGATCAATAACCAATAAAAAGGATATGAACGAAAATACCTTAGTTGGTGTGGCTTCAAATAGTAAAGGCTTTACTTGTTTTGCATTGGCAATGATGGTAGATGAAGGAAAACTTAATTGGGATGATAAAGTTCGTAAACATATCCCAGAATTTCAATTACACGATCCTTGGGTGACTCAAGAGTTTACTGTAAGGGATTTGGTTACTCATCGCAGTGGTATGGGATTGGGTGCTGGCGATTTAATGTTTTTTCCAGAAGGCAATGATTTTGATGTTGACGATGTAATTTCAAATGTGAAATATTTGGAACCAGAGAGTTCTTTCCGAAGTGAATTTAAATACAACAATAATATGTTCATTATTGCTGGCGAGGTTTTAAAACGTGTTAGTGGTTTGTCTTGGGAGGAATTTATTGAGACCAAAATTATGAAACCGGTTGGGATGAACAATAGCAAAGCATCTTATGATCGTGTGACCGATAAAACAAATATCATAGATGCCCATACTAGAGCAGATGGTGAGGTAATCCAAATTCCGCATGATTGGAGTGCAACTGCAAATCCTGCTGGTGGTATTGTGAGTAATGTTCCAGATATGCTAACTTGGGCAGAGTTTTTAATGAATGACGCTGTTACAAAAAACGGAGAACGTTTATTGAGTGAAGCACAATTTCATGAGCTCTGGCAGTTACAGACTCCTCTAAGAGTTGGCAAAGGGGATTGGTATGACTCAAATTTTAGAGGTTATGGATTAGGCTGGTTTTTGACAGATGTAAAAGGTGGCCATAAGCAAGTTTACCATACTGGAGGTCTATTAGGTACGGTCACCCAATTTACAATGATCCCAGATTTAGATTTAGCTATTGTGGTACTTACCAATCAAATGGTTGGCTCTGCCTTTAATACCATCACAAATACTATAAAAGACAGCTATCTAGGTTATGAAGACCGAAATTGGCTGCAACAATATGGAGATAGAAACACAACATATATTGCCTATAACGACAGCATCAAAAAAGCAGTATACACTAAGGTTGAAATCGTTAAAAAAGACAAATACTTACCTAAACCCTCTCAAATTACAGGAACCTACACAGACGATTGGTTTGGTAATATCACTATTTCAAACAAAGGTGACAATTACACCATAAAAAGCGAGCGCTCATCAAATCTTAAAGGCAGACTATTACCTTATAATACAACGACGTTTGTAGCGAAATGGGATAATAGAAGTTACGATGCAGATGTTTTTGTTCATTTTTCATTCGACGAAACCGGAAATGCCACGGGAGCAACAATGAGTTACATTGCACCAATAACAGATTTTAGTTTCGATTTTCACGATCTCAATCTTAAAAAGACCAACTAA